AAGCAACCGCTTCAATTTCAACTCCTACATCCCTTGGAAGCTTAGCTACCTGTATGCAGGAACGGGCAGGATAGCTGCCGGTAAAATACTGTGCATATACCTCGTTTACTGCCGTAAAATCATTCATGTCTTTGAGGAAAACAGTAGTTTTTACTACATTACCCATGCTCGTACCTGCTGCCTTTAAAACCTCTTGAAGATTATCCAGCACCTGTCTTGCCTGTGCCTTTATATCCCCTTGTATAACTTCTCCAGTTGCAGGCGAAATAGGAATCTGTCCTGAAGTAAACACCATATTTCCTACTTTTATTGCCTGAGAATAAGGTCCTATTGCGGCCGGAGCCTTATCAGTGCTGACTACCTGTTTTATGGTGTTTTGCTGATCCATTCAAAATGCCTCCTTTGTATGGTTTAGGGTTTAGAATTGAGGAGTGAAAGCTAGAGCTTTCCATCAACTCTAAACTCTAAATAATTACTTAACAACAATATTTACCAGTTTTTCAGGAACTACAATGACCTTTACTACCTGTTTCCCCTCTATCAACTGCTGAATCTTTGCACTTTCCATAGCAGCTTTTTCTGTTGCTTGCTTATCCAAACCTGTAGGAATCACCAGTTTATCCTTTACTTTACCATTAAGCTGGACTACAATTTCCACCTCATCTTTTACAAGGGCTTCCGGGTTGTAAGCAGGCCATTTCTGCTTGTGCACGCTTCCCTGTTCACCTATATGTTGCCACAATTCTTCGGTAATATGTGGTACGAATGGAGCAAGCACAATGATTAAGTTTTCAATTGCATCTTTTAGCAGAGGAACATTATACTTATCCTTTTCTACCTTTTCTTTATATTGATACAGTGCATTTACAAATTCCATAACAGCACTTATTGCCGTATTAAAATTAAAGCGCTCACTTACGTCTTCAGTTACCTTTTTAATGGTTGCATGGAGCATATATCTTAACTCTTTATCCTCTGAAGATAAAGAACTACCATCCAACTCTCCTGCACCTTTTATGATATCGGTAAAGTCCTCAACAATTCTCCATACCCTGTTCAAGAAGCGGAAAGACCCTTCTACCCCCTGGTCACTCCATTCCAGGTCCTTTTCAGGAGGTGCTGCAAACAGGATAAATAATCTTGCGGTATCGGCACCATATTTATCGACTATTTCCTCAGGGCTTACAACATTTCCAAGAGACTTGGACATCTTGGCACCATCTTTTAGTACCATGCCTTGTGTCAATAAATTTGTAAAAGGTTCATCTACCGAAACATAGCCTAAATCATACAATACTTTTGTGAAAAACCTGGAATATAACAAGTGAAGTATTGCATGCTCAACACCGCCAATATATTGATCTACCGGCATCCAGTAGTCAACGGCCTGTTTGGAGAAAGGTTCTTTATCATTACATGGGTCACAGTATCTGAGGAAATACCAGGACGAACAAACAAATGTATCCATAGTATCCGCCTCACGCATTCCTATCTTTCCGCATTTTGGGCATTTTGCCTTCATAAAGCTTTCAGAACCTTTTAATGGTGATTCTCCCGCCCCTGTGAACCTAACATCGGTGGGCAGCAATACCGGCAAATCTTCTTCGGGAACCGGGACAGCACCGCACTCATCACAATAGATAATAGGAATAGGTGCACCCCAATATCTCTGCCTGGAAATCAGCCAGTCCCTTAACCGGAAATTAACCTTTCTTGTCCCCAATCCCTGGCTTTCAATGTAATCTATGATTTTCTTTAATGCTGCTTCATTTTTTAGTCCATTAAATTCTCCTGAATTTACCATAATTCCCTCAGCCGGGAAAGCTTCTTTCATTGTTGCCCCATCAAGCTGTTGTCCTTCCGGTTGAATGACTACTACTACCGGCAGGTTATATTTTCTTGCAAATTCAAAATCTCTCTGGTCATGGGCAGGTACTCCCATAACTATACCGGTTCCATAGTCCATTAATACGTAATTTGCAAGGTAAAGCGGTACTTTCTCATTATTAAGAGGATTAATTACATATCTTCCAGTAAAAACACCCTCTTTTTCAGTTTCAGTAGAGGTTCTTGTAATTTCATTTAAGTACTGCATTTTATCTATAAATTTTCTACATTCCTCTTCCTGCGGCATTCCTTTGATAAGTTCCTGCACAACCGGGTGCTCGGGAGCTATAACCATGTAAGAAACGCCAAATATGGTATCCGGACGGGTAGTATAAACAGTTAAAGTTTTATCCATACCATCAACTTTGAATTGTACCTCTGCCCCTTCACTTCGTCCAATCCAGTTTGACTGCATGAGCTTAACCTTTTCAGGCCATCCTTTTAATTTTTCAATGTCATCCAGCAGCCTTTGGGCATAGTCAGTAATCTTGAAAAACCACTGTTCTAAATCCTTCTTACCCACATCCGAC
This portion of the Petroclostridium xylanilyticum genome encodes:
- a CDS encoding RidA family protein, giving the protein MDQQNTIKQVVSTDKAPAAIGPYSQAIKVGNMVFTSGQIPISPATGEVIQGDIKAQARQVLDNLQEVLKAAGTSMGNVVKTTVFLKDMNDFTAVNEVYAQYFTGSYPARSCIQVAKLPRDVGVEIEAVALI
- the leuS gene encoding leucine--tRNA ligase, whose product is MSYNFSEIEQKWQKYWEDNQHFKVEKNDKPKYYTLEMFPYPSGNLHMGHVRNYSIGDVVARFKVMNGYNVLHPMGWDSFGLPAENAAIKHGVHPNEWTWSNIENMRRQLKELGISYDWNREVATCHLSYYKWTQWMFLQLYKNGLAYKKKSFVNWCPSCATVLANEQVVNGKCERCKSDVGKKDLEQWFFKITDYAQRLLDDIEKLKGWPEKVKLMQSNWIGRSEGAEVQFKVDGMDKTLTVYTTRPDTIFGVSYMVIAPEHPVVQELIKGMPQEEECRKFIDKMQYLNEITRTSTETEKEGVFTGRYVINPLNNEKVPLYLANYVLMDYGTGIVMGVPAHDQRDFEFARKYNLPVVVVIQPEGQQLDGATMKEAFPAEGIMVNSGEFNGLKNEAALKKIIDYIESQGLGTRKVNFRLRDWLISRQRYWGAPIPIIYCDECGAVPVPEEDLPVLLPTDVRFTGAGESPLKGSESFMKAKCPKCGKIGMREADTMDTFVCSSWYFLRYCDPCNDKEPFSKQAVDYWMPVDQYIGGVEHAILHLLYSRFFTKVLYDLGYVSVDEPFTNLLTQGMVLKDGAKMSKSLGNVVSPEEIVDKYGADTARLFILFAAPPEKDLEWSDQGVEGSFRFLNRVWRIVEDFTDIIKGAGELDGSSLSSEDKELRYMLHATIKKVTEDVSERFNFNTAISAVMEFVNALYQYKEKVEKDKYNVPLLKDAIENLIIVLAPFVPHITEELWQHIGEQGSVHKQKWPAYNPEALVKDEVEIVVQLNGKVKDKLVIPTGLDKQATEKAAMESAKIQQLIEGKQVVKVIVVPEKLVNIVVK